GCCGCTGGCTACGACGTGGGCGCGGGCTGGCGGAAAACCAGCGAGGCCGGCCGAGCCTACGTGTCCTGCACCCTCGATGACCCATCGTTCCCGGCAACGGTCTATGCCCGCCTGATCGAGGGTGAGAACGGCACGCACGACCTGATCTGGTCGCGTAACAAACCGCAGGCGGCCTGATGACCGCAGCGCCCCACCCGTTGCGGCGGGGCGTTTTCCGGGTTTCCTTCAGGCTCTGCGGCCTGTGCGCGTCACGGCTGGGCGGAGCGTCCCCTGCATGGAAGGGTTAGAGCGTCGCCCCCTTTACAACCCGGAGTTGAAATACGTGCCGACGCGTACCAGCACGCCCGACTTCGTGAAACCCCGCAGCCTCGAACGTGGGAACAAAACCCATGAACCGATAGCTCGGCGACTCCGGGTCCACGGGATAGGCTTCCACCATCGAGGCGCCTCGGGATTGGGCAAAGTCCACGGCGGCGGCAATGAGGCGTTGGGTGAAGCCTTGGCCGCGCAGCCTGCGCACCACGAAGAAACAAGCGATCGACCAAATGCCCTCGTCGGAACCACCGTCCTCCACCAGCCGACGATAGGTCGATCGAGGCGCCACCGAGCACCATGCGACGGGTTCTTCATCCAGGTAGCCCAGCAATCCCACCGTCGTTCCAGCAGCGATGCGCTGGGCCATCGCTGCTTTGCGGCTGGCCCCGTCCGTAAGCTTTGCCTCCACGGGCGTTGCGCGCCAGACCATGCACCAACACGACTTGGGGCTGCCCCGACATTCAAAAAGCTTCTCGAAGTCAGTCCACCGGTCGGCGGTCACTTCTCGGAAGACGATGCGGTCCATTGCGGATGCTTCAGTCATGCAACGCCCAACGCCCGCGCTCACCGGCGGGCCGAGCAACGCGAAGCGCGTCCGAGTGCAGCGCGTTGTTAGGCGACATGACTCATCTCCGAGTCAGCGCGCGCGCCGGTAGTGCATGGCGACCGCGCCGCAGCGGAGTGGCTTCGCCGAGATCAATTCGAGCCGTCGCGTGCTGGGCAGCCCGCTCTCGTACAGGGTCGGGCCGTGACCGGCGATCCTGGGATGGACGAGGAATTTGTACTCGTCGATCAGATCCAGCCGGTCCAACTCGGCCGCGAGCTTGCCGCTACCGAGGAGTACGCCGTCCGGAGTCGCGTCCTTGGGCTTCTGTACGCCCGTGCGCAGGTCGTTGGCGATGTGATGGCTGTTGGTCCACAGGAAGTCCTCTCGCGTAGAGGACACCACGTACTTCGGCTTGGCCTCCAACTTGAGCGCCCACGCGCGCATTGCCGGCGGTGCCTCTGCGTCACCGCGGGCGACCGCTGGCCAATAGCTCTCCATCATCTCGTAGGTGATGCGGCCCCACAGCATCGCCCCGCACTCGTCCATGAGGCGGGTGAAGAAGGCGTGTGTCTCGTCGTCGGCGATTCCTTCCTGGTGGTCGACACAGCCGTCCAGGGTGACGTTGATACTGAAGGTCAAGAGTCCCATGGTGTCCTCCGTTCGAGATACGCGACGAGCCGCCCGCCGCCTGGCGTCAAGGGCGCGGGCCCAATCGCGAGGTGCTCAGCCTGTGTCGCCTAACACGTGAATCAGGCGCTACGGCCATGACGCCCAGCCCCTGAACCGAGCGGCAACGTAGGGTGCGGCCGCCGTGACCAGTAGAACGACGGGCCAGATGTTGCCATCCTTGAACGTATACGCCTCCAATATGGTGGCCCACGACTTGCCCTGGAACCGGCCGAATGAGAATTCGAAGACGAGGGTGAGAGCCAGCCAGAATACGCCAAGCCCGATGAGTTGCGCTGGCCGGGGAGCCCTCAGCCATGGCAAGGCAAGAAAGGTGAGGCTCAGAATCAAGGCGGAAAGCAGCACGCCACTCAGGATGAGTCCTGGTGCCCTGCCGAGATGAGGGATGAGAGCGCCTTCACGCAGAGCGCCATTGGCAACGGCGCACACGAGAATGACGAGCCAAACGGCGAGTGCTTTTGCGATGAGAGCCATCACCTGTCCAATAGCGTCCAATATTCCATGCAAGGGGCTTGTCGCAGGCAGATCCCTTTGACGTGCGGGTTAGGCACGTGGGTCACCCTTGGTCGCTCTTGCAGCGAAAATCATATCCAGCGTGCAACTTCCGTACTGCGCGACGGAATGTCCCTTGCGGTGAGCCCAATACTGATCTCCATAGGAGAAGTGCCACCACTCATGCTCATAGGCTGCGAAACCTTCGCGTTCCATCAGCTGAGCAAGTTGACTCCGGTTGCACCTAGCGGCCTCCGTTAGTGAGGGACACAACGGAGCGCAGAGTGCCGGCTCGACCACGGACCAGTCTCGTATTTCCATTCCGTAGTCGAGCACCTTTCCATGGCCGTCTACGATCTCGACATCAACGGCACCACCAGTGGAATGAGGCGGCGTGTTCTTTGTTCCATCCCAATGGACAACAGGAGATACGAGGGCCGTCGCTTCGGCGTGTACGGCCTCGGGTGACAGATGCGGACTTCTCTCCCTGACTCGTCGCTTCTCCTGGTCAAAGAGAAGACTCTGCACTGCTTGGCTGCGAAGTCCCTCGTAAAGCCGC
This genomic stretch from Diaphorobacter sp. HDW4B harbors:
- a CDS encoding DUF736 domain-containing protein gives rise to the protein MANIGTFTADKDGFAGTLRTLTLNVKAKLVPNDKGGNENAPDFRIQAAGYDVGAGWRKTSEAGRAYVSCTLDDPSFPATVYARLIEGENGTHDLIWSRNKPQAA
- a CDS encoding GNAT family N-acetyltransferase; translated protein: MTEASAMDRIVFREVTADRWTDFEKLFECRGSPKSCWCMVWRATPVEAKLTDGASRKAAMAQRIAAGTTVGLLGYLDEEPVAWCSVAPRSTYRRLVEDGGSDEGIWSIACFFVVRRLRGQGFTQRLIAAAVDFAQSRGASMVEAYPVDPESPSYRFMGFVPTFEAAGFHEVGRAGTRRHVFQLRVVKGATL
- a CDS encoding dihydrofolate reductase family protein — its product is MGLLTFSINVTLDGCVDHQEGIADDETHAFFTRLMDECGAMLWGRITYEMMESYWPAVARGDAEAPPAMRAWALKLEAKPKYVVSSTREDFLWTNSHHIANDLRTGVQKPKDATPDGVLLGSGKLAAELDRLDLIDEYKFLVHPRIAGHGPTLYESGLPSTRRLELISAKPLRCGAVAMHYRRAR
- a CDS encoding M15 family metallopeptidase, whose amino-acid sequence is MRLHPSAPMKPAEIPIQECGEPLVDIRLAGGIHFGPPPECPETEPDYCLLRREVYRRLLQVQDALPRPYRLRLYEGLRSQAVQSLLFDQEKRRVRERSPHLSPEAVHAEATALVSPVVHWDGTKNTPPHSTGGAVDVEIVDGHGKVLDYGMEIRDWSVVEPALCAPLCPSLTEAARCNRSQLAQLMEREGFAAYEHEWWHFSYGDQYWAHRKGHSVAQYGSCTLDMIFAARATKGDPRA